A portion of the Flavobacterium magnum genome contains these proteins:
- the rpsD gene encoding 30S ribosomal protein S4, with protein MARYTGPKTKIARKFGEAIFGDDKAFEKRNYPPGQHGMAKKRGKKSEYAIQLMEKQKAKYTYGILEKQFRGLFEKASAARGVTGEVLIQLCEARLDNVVFRMGIAPSRRGARQIVSHRHITVNGEVVNIPSYHLKPGDKVAVREKSKSLESIDRSLSNSSHVYEWITWNNDTKEGVFVSVPARLQIPENIKEQLIVELYNK; from the coding sequence ATGGCAAGATATACTGGTCCAAAAACCAAAATCGCCCGTAAGTTTGGCGAAGCTATTTTCGGAGACGACAAAGCCTTCGAAAAAAGGAATTACCCGCCGGGACAACACGGAATGGCGAAAAAAAGAGGCAAGAAATCTGAATATGCAATTCAGTTGATGGAAAAGCAAAAAGCGAAGTACACCTACGGAATTCTTGAGAAGCAATTCAGGGGACTTTTCGAAAAAGCATCTGCGGCACGTGGTGTGACCGGTGAAGTGCTGATCCAGCTTTGCGAAGCGAGATTGGATAATGTCGTGTTCAGGATGGGTATCGCCCCTTCAAGAAGAGGTGCACGTCAAATCGTTTCACACAGGCATATCACCGTGAATGGCGAAGTGGTAAATATCCCTTCATACCATTTGAAGCCTGGCGATAAAGTAGCTGTTCGTGAAAAATCAAAATCATTGGAATCCATCGACCGTTCATTGTCTAATTCATCTCACGTATACGAGTGGATTACCTGGAACAACGATACTAAAGAAGGTGTTTTCGTATCAGTGCCTGCAAGATTGCAGATTCCTGAAAACATCAAAGAACAGCTGATCGTCGAATTGTACAACAAATAA
- a CDS encoding DNA-directed RNA polymerase subunit alpha produces the protein MAIFNFQKPDKVIMIDSTDFEGKFEFRPLEPGYGLTVGNALRRVLLSALEGYAITSVRIEGVDHEFSTISGVVEDVTEIILNLKQVRFKRQIEDVDNESVTISVSGKNQLTAGDFQKFISGFQVLNPELVICNLDSKVNLNIELTIEKGRGYVPAEENKKQNVAIGTIFTDSIFTPVKNVKYAIENFRVEQKTDYEKLVFEIKTDGSISPKDALTEAAKVLIHHFMLFSDERITLEADEIAQTESYDEESLHMRQLLKTKLVDMDLSVRALNCLKAAEVETLGDLVSFNKNDLMKFRNFGKKSLTELDELVAVKNLTFGMDLAKYKLDKE, from the coding sequence ATGGCAATATTTAATTTTCAGAAGCCCGATAAAGTGATCATGATCGATTCAACCGATTTTGAAGGGAAGTTTGAATTCCGCCCTTTGGAACCTGGTTATGGATTGACCGTGGGGAACGCTCTTAGAAGGGTCCTGCTGTCCGCTTTGGAAGGATATGCAATCACCTCTGTACGAATAGAAGGTGTAGACCACGAGTTTTCTACTATTTCCGGAGTTGTTGAAGACGTTACTGAAATCATCCTGAACCTAAAGCAGGTACGTTTCAAACGCCAGATCGAGGATGTCGATAACGAATCGGTGACCATTTCCGTTTCAGGGAAAAACCAGCTTACTGCCGGTGATTTCCAAAAATTCATTTCCGGTTTCCAGGTGCTCAACCCGGAATTGGTAATCTGCAACCTTGACAGTAAAGTGAACTTGAACATCGAGTTGACTATTGAAAAAGGACGCGGTTACGTACCGGCCGAAGAAAACAAGAAACAAAATGTAGCCATCGGGACCATTTTTACTGACTCCATCTTTACTCCGGTAAAGAATGTGAAATACGCCATTGAGAACTTCCGTGTAGAGCAAAAAACAGATTACGAAAAGCTGGTTTTTGAAATCAAGACGGACGGTTCCATCAGCCCAAAAGATGCGCTTACTGAAGCTGCTAAGGTGCTGATCCACCACTTCATGCTTTTCTCTGATGAGAGGATTACCCTCGAAGCAGACGAAATTGCGCAGACAGAATCTTACGACGAGGAATCATTGCACATGCGACAGTTGCTTAAGACAAAGCTTGTTGATATGGATCTTTCCGTAAGGGCGCTGAACTGCCTTAAGGCTGCAGAAGTGGAAACCTTGGGAGACTTAGTGTCTTTCAATAAAAATGACCTGATGAAATTCCGTAACTTCGGTAAAAAGTCTCTTACAGAATTAGACGAACTCGTCGCTGTAAAGAACCTGACTTTCGGAATGGACCTGGCCAAATACAAATTAGATAAAGAATAA
- the carA gene encoding glutamine-hydrolyzing carbamoyl-phosphate synthase small subunit encodes MKYNTRQKAILLLSDGTIFHGKSIGVSGKTFGELCFNTGMTGYQEIFTDPSYFGQIMVTTNAHIGNYGVNPQETESGSIKIAGLVCKNFSYNYSRENASGSLEDYFTAQNLIGISDVDTRALTAYIRDNGAQNAVICTDGTPVGELRTLLAAVPDMKGLELASRVSVKEPYYYGNPEAAFRISALDLGIKENILRNFAKRDCYIKVFPYNATYTEMESFNPDGYFLSNGPGDPEPLEGAIAVAQEILANDRPLFGICLGHQIIGLANGISTFKMFGGHRGINHPVKNLVTGKGEISSQNHGFAVNREEVEAHPDIEIVQLHINDHTVAGMKMKSKNCFSVQYHPEASPGPHDSSYLFDEFIQRMQK; translated from the coding sequence ATGAAATACAACACCCGCCAGAAAGCCATCCTGCTTCTTTCCGATGGCACCATTTTTCACGGAAAATCCATCGGTGTTTCCGGCAAAACCTTTGGAGAACTTTGTTTCAATACCGGGATGACCGGTTACCAGGAAATTTTTACCGATCCCTCCTACTTCGGGCAAATCATGGTGACCACCAACGCGCATATCGGAAACTACGGCGTTAATCCGCAGGAAACCGAGTCGGGATCGATTAAGATTGCCGGATTGGTCTGTAAGAATTTCAGCTACAATTACTCACGCGAAAACGCATCGGGCAGCCTCGAGGATTATTTCACCGCGCAGAACCTGATTGGCATTTCGGATGTCGATACGCGCGCATTGACCGCATACATCCGCGACAACGGTGCCCAAAATGCCGTTATCTGCACTGACGGCACGCCTGTCGGGGAACTCAGGACGTTGCTCGCCGCAGTACCGGATATGAAAGGCCTGGAATTGGCCTCGAGGGTTTCGGTTAAGGAGCCCTATTATTACGGCAATCCGGAAGCTGCCTTCAGGATCTCGGCGCTCGACCTGGGCATCAAGGAGAATATCCTTCGTAATTTCGCCAAAAGGGACTGCTACATCAAGGTTTTTCCGTACAATGCGACCTACACCGAAATGGAATCCTTTAATCCGGACGGTTATTTCCTTTCAAATGGTCCCGGGGATCCGGAACCGCTCGAGGGCGCAATTGCCGTCGCGCAGGAAATCCTCGCTAACGACCGGCCGCTGTTTGGCATTTGCCTGGGTCACCAGATCATCGGGCTGGCCAACGGGATTTCCACATTCAAAATGTTCGGTGGGCACCGTGGCATCAACCACCCTGTGAAAAACCTGGTGACGGGCAAGGGCGAAATCTCTTCACAAAATCACGGATTTGCTGTGAATCGTGAAGAAGTGGAAGCGCACCCCGATATCGAAATCGTGCAGCTTCACATCAACGACCATACGGTAGCGGGAATGAAAATGAAATCGAAAAACTGCTTTTCAGTGCAGTACCATCCCGAGGCGAGTCCGGGGCCACATGATTCTTCCTATCTTTTTGATGAGTTTATTCAAAGGATGCAAAAATAA
- the rpsK gene encoding 30S ribosomal protein S11, with product MAKASTKKRKVIVESTGEAHINATFNNIIISLTNKKGEVISWSSAGKMGFRGSKKNTPYAAQMAAEDCSKVALEAGLKKVKVYVKGPGNGRESAIRSIHNGGIEVTEIIDVTPMPHNGCRPPKRRRV from the coding sequence ATGGCTAAGGCAAGTACAAAAAAACGTAAAGTCATTGTTGAGTCAACAGGGGAAGCGCACATCAACGCTACTTTCAACAACATCATTATTTCGTTGACCAACAAGAAAGGTGAAGTGATTTCATGGTCTTCAGCAGGTAAAATGGGCTTCAGGGGTTCTAAGAAGAACACGCCGTATGCTGCCCAGATGGCCGCCGAGGATTGCAGCAAAGTCGCTTTGGAAGCCGGACTTAAAAAAGTAAAAGTATATGTAAAAGGACCAGGTAACGGACGTGAGTCTGCTATCCGTTCTATTCATAACGGTGGAATTGAAGTAACTGAAATCATCGACGTTACCCCAATGCCGCACAATGGATGTAGACCTCCAAAAAGAAGAAGAGTCTAA
- the eno gene encoding phosphopyruvate hydratase: MSIIIKIHARQIFDSRGNPTIEVDVVTENGVLGRAAVPSGASTGEHEAVELRDGGKAYMGKGVLKAVENVNTIIARELVGISVFEQNKIDSMMIDLDGTHNKSNLGANAILGVSLAAAKAAANELGLPLYRYVGGVSANTLPVPMMNIINGGSHSDAPIAFQEFMIMPVKAESFSQAMQIGTEIFHQLKKVLHDRGLSTAVGDEGGFAPNLAGGTEDALDTIRKAVENAGYKFGDEVMIALDCAASEFYVNGKYDYTKFEGETGKIRSSEEQADYLAELASKYPIVSIEDGMYEDDWDGWKSLTEKIGDKVQLVGDDLFVTNVERLSTGIEKGIANSILVKVNQIGTLTETIAAVNMAKNAGYTSVMSHRSGETEDNTIADLAVALNCGQIKTGSASRSDRMAKYNQLLRIEEELGDTAYFPGKKAFKVK, from the coding sequence ATGAGCATTATTATCAAAATCCATGCAAGGCAGATTTTTGATTCCAGGGGGAATCCAACCATTGAAGTTGATGTTGTTACAGAGAACGGTGTATTAGGTCGTGCGGCAGTGCCATCAGGCGCGTCTACGGGCGAGCATGAGGCCGTGGAACTTCGCGATGGGGGCAAGGCTTACATGGGCAAGGGTGTACTGAAGGCGGTGGAGAATGTCAATACCATCATTGCACGCGAGCTGGTCGGGATCTCAGTTTTTGAGCAGAATAAGATCGACAGCATGATGATTGATCTCGATGGCACCCACAATAAATCGAATCTCGGCGCCAACGCCATTCTCGGTGTATCACTGGCTGCAGCCAAGGCGGCGGCAAACGAGCTGGGATTGCCATTGTACCGTTATGTGGGCGGGGTTTCGGCCAATACGCTTCCGGTACCGATGATGAACATCATTAACGGCGGTTCGCACTCGGATGCGCCGATTGCGTTCCAGGAATTTATGATTATGCCGGTTAAAGCCGAGTCTTTTTCCCAGGCGATGCAGATAGGCACTGAAATATTCCACCAACTGAAAAAAGTCCTGCACGACCGCGGCCTGTCAACGGCGGTAGGCGACGAAGGTGGATTTGCACCGAATCTGGCCGGCGGTACTGAAGACGCTTTGGACACCATCCGAAAGGCGGTCGAAAATGCCGGTTATAAATTCGGAGATGAAGTGATGATTGCTTTGGACTGCGCCGCTTCGGAATTCTATGTGAACGGCAAATACGATTATACTAAGTTTGAAGGGGAGACCGGGAAAATCCGTTCTTCGGAAGAACAGGCGGATTACCTTGCTGAACTGGCGTCGAAATATCCGATTGTCTCGATTGAAGACGGGATGTATGAAGACGATTGGGACGGATGGAAGTCGCTTACGGAGAAAATTGGCGATAAGGTACAATTGGTCGGCGACGATTTGTTTGTGACCAATGTCGAAAGACTCTCCACAGGAATAGAAAAAGGCATCGCGAATTCGATTTTGGTGAAGGTAAATCAAATTGGTACCTTAACTGAGACGATTGCTGCCGTGAACATGGCGAAAAATGCCGGATATACTTCGGTAATGTCCCACCGCTCCGGAGAAACGGAAGACAACACGATTGCGGACCTGGCTGTCGCGTTAAACTGCGGACAGATCAAGACCGGATCGGCATCCCGTTCTGACCGTATGGCAAAATACAACCAACTGCTTCGTATAGAGGAAGAATTGGGGGACACCGCCTACTTTCCGGGAAAGAAAGCTTTTAAAGTGAAATGA